The following proteins are co-located in the Micromonospora coriariae genome:
- a CDS encoding ThuA domain-containing protein produces MRRLLRPVLGAATAVLAVLACTTPASPASAADAPYDVLVFSKTAGFRHDAIPVGIQTIRDLGAGNSFTVTATEDAAAFTTANLNQYEAVVFLNTTGDVLNASQQTAFESYIGSGRGYVGVHAAADTEYDWPFYGNLVGAWFASHPAIQQANVKVEDRGHAATGHLPQTWTRTDEWYNYRTNARSTAHVLATLDESSYSGGGMGADHPHSWCKSYSGGRSFYTGGGHTQASYAEPAFRAHLLGGIRYAAGRSKADCRPETGYTPLYNGSTSGWSQAGPGNFTNSDATLTSVGGMGLFWYNAKQFTNYSLKLDWKLAGDDNSGVFIGFPPSSDPWSAVDNGYEIQIDATDAADRTTGSVYTFKSADIAARDAALNAPGEWNTYELLVEGERLQIFLNGVKINDFTNTNPVRSLAGHIGIQNHGTGDDASFRNIRIKELGTTPPPTGNTTVQAEAFSSANGVTPFTKAGANGGQTIGYIDPGDWAAYNGVNLTGVTSFTSRVVSGGAGGTIQVRTGSATGPVLGSVAVPNTGSWTTFANVTTALSGVPSGAQSLYLTFTGSGTGLFDVDDFTLVRGGGGGTPGVGPIKGLGGKCLDVRNSGTADGTQIQIYTCNGSTAQTWTVTPNSTVKALGKCLDVSGNGTADGTKIQLWTCNGTGAQNWAAQADGSLRNTSSSKCLDVSGNNSADNTVVHLWTCNGAANQKWTLP; encoded by the coding sequence ATGCGCAGACTCCTGCGACCCGTCCTCGGCGCGGCCACCGCCGTCCTCGCCGTCCTCGCCTGCACCACCCCGGCCAGCCCGGCCAGCGCCGCCGACGCCCCCTACGACGTGCTGGTCTTCTCCAAGACGGCCGGCTTCCGGCACGACGCGATCCCGGTCGGCATCCAGACCATCCGCGACCTGGGCGCGGGCAACAGCTTCACCGTCACCGCCACCGAGGACGCCGCCGCCTTCACCACCGCCAACCTCAACCAGTACGAGGCGGTCGTCTTCCTCAACACCACAGGTGACGTGCTCAACGCCAGCCAGCAGACGGCCTTCGAGTCGTACATCGGCTCCGGCCGGGGGTACGTGGGCGTGCACGCCGCCGCCGACACCGAGTACGACTGGCCGTTCTACGGCAACCTGGTCGGCGCGTGGTTCGCCTCGCACCCGGCCATCCAGCAGGCCAACGTCAAGGTGGAGGACCGGGGGCACGCGGCGACCGGGCACCTGCCGCAGACCTGGACCCGCACCGACGAGTGGTACAACTACCGGACCAACGCCCGGTCCACGGCCCACGTGCTGGCCACCCTCGACGAGTCGTCGTACTCCGGTGGCGGGATGGGCGCCGACCACCCGCACTCCTGGTGCAAGAGCTACAGCGGTGGCCGGTCGTTCTACACCGGCGGCGGGCACACCCAGGCGTCGTACGCCGAGCCGGCGTTCCGGGCGCATCTACTCGGCGGCATCCGGTACGCGGCCGGTCGCAGCAAGGCCGACTGCCGGCCCGAGACCGGCTACACCCCGCTCTACAACGGCTCGACCAGCGGCTGGTCGCAGGCTGGCCCGGGCAACTTCACCAACTCCGACGCCACCCTCACCTCGGTGGGCGGGATGGGGCTGTTCTGGTACAACGCCAAGCAGTTCACCAACTACTCGTTGAAGCTGGACTGGAAGCTGGCCGGGGACGACAACTCCGGCGTGTTCATCGGCTTCCCACCCTCCAGTGACCCCTGGTCGGCTGTGGACAACGGCTACGAGATCCAGATCGACGCCACCGACGCGGCAGACCGCACCACCGGATCGGTCTACACCTTCAAGTCCGCCGACATCGCCGCCCGTGACGCGGCGCTGAACGCGCCGGGGGAGTGGAACACCTACGAGTTGCTGGTCGAGGGTGAGCGGTTGCAGATCTTCCTCAACGGCGTGAAGATCAACGACTTCACCAACACGAACCCGGTTCGTTCGTTGGCCGGGCACATCGGCATCCAGAACCACGGCACCGGCGACGACGCCTCGTTCCGCAACATCCGGATCAAGGAGCTGGGCACCACGCCGCCGCCGACGGGGAACACCACAGTCCAGGCCGAGGCTTTCAGTTCGGCCAACGGGGTCACCCCGTTCACCAAGGCGGGCGCCAATGGTGGCCAGACCATCGGCTACATCGACCCGGGTGACTGGGCCGCGTACAACGGCGTGAACCTGACCGGGGTCACCTCGTTCACCTCCCGGGTCGTCTCGGGCGGCGCGGGCGGCACCATCCAGGTCCGTACCGGCTCGGCCACCGGCCCGGTGCTCGGCTCGGTCGCGGTGCCGAACACCGGCAGCTGGACCACCTTCGCCAACGTCACCACCGCGCTGTCCGGTGTCCCGTCCGGCGCCCAGAGCCTCTACCTCACCTTCACCGGTAGTGGCACCGGGCTCTTCGACGTGGACGACTTCACCCTGGTCAGGGGCGGCGGTGGCGGCACGCCGGGAGTCGGCCCGATCAAGGGCCTGGGCGGCAAGTGCCTCGACGTGCGGAACAGCGGCACCGCCGACGGCACCCAGATCCAGATCTACACCTGCAACGGGAGTACGGCGCAGACCTGGACCGTGACGCCGAACTCGACGGTCAAGGCGCTGGGCAAGTGCCTGGACGTGTCCGGCAACGGCACCGCCGACGGCACCAAGATCCAGCTCTGGACCTGCAACGGCACCGGGGCGCAGAACTGGGCGGCCCAGGCCGACGGCAGCCTGCGCAACACGTC